The segment AACTTCTTTTCCGGCGATCTCCGCAACATTATAATTTGCAGGGAAAGCGACATTGAATTCTTTTGCTTCGTTTAACTTCATGCCTTCGACATTCATATCGAACTCTTGCGAAATATATCCAAGCCCAAGAGGGAAGTGCTCGAGTTCTCTTGGCCATCGTTTGATCTGTGCGCCTTCGGCTTCAGCCTGGATGTTTAAGTCCACCAAGTCGTCTTTTTGTGCCGCTCCATCGGTAATATCAACATGTTTTGCGAACCTATTTTGCAAGTCGCCCAAAAATTTAATAATTTCATCTTCGGTTACGGTTATCGATTTCTTTGTTGCCTTCAATCCTTTATATTTTCCAAGTTTGATCTCCGGGTAAACTTCGACTGTCAGGCTCCATTGGAAAGGTTTTCCTTCTTCAAATTTGATCACCTCCACGTTCGGGTAATCAACCGGATCGATCTTGGTTTCGGACAATAATTTTGGGTAAAGTTTTGATATTAGATGCTGGGCGGCCCTGTCGTTTACGGCTTCGGTGTTTAGATTTTGTTCCACGATATTTTTTGGGGCTTTGCCGGGCCTAAAGCCTGGAACTTTCATTTCTTTGGCGAACTCGGCGATCACTTCATTCCTTGCATTCTCGAACGATTCGAAATCGGACTCGATCTCGAACTTATATTGGTTCATATTTTTTTCTTGTTTTATTATTTTCATAGGTTTTTAATTATACATTATAGGGTCAGGTTGCGCAATCTCCCGATTTTTGATAAACTAGAAAAAGTTATCTATGTGGGCTTTGCGGGCCTGCCCGCCGAAGTCCGCAGGACGCAGGCGGGAGTAGCTCAGTTGGTAGAGCATCTGCCTTCCAAGCAGAAGGTCGCGAGTTCGAGACTCGTCTCCCGCTTTTTTTTCGGGGTGTAGCTTAGTTTGGTAGAGCGCCTGGTTTGGGACCAGGAGGCCGTAGGTTCAAATCCTATCACCCCGACCAGTTTATACTTTCCGGAGTTTG is part of the Candidatus Saganbacteria bacterium genome and harbors:
- the tig gene encoding trigger factor, which encodes MKIIKQEKNMNQYKFEIESDFESFENARNEVIAEFAKEMKVPGFRPGKAPKNIVEQNLNTEAVNDRAAQHLISKLYPKLLSETKIDPVDYPNVEVIKFEEGKPFQWSLTVEVYPEIKLGKYKGLKATKKSITVTEDEIIKFLGDLQNRFAKHVDITDGAAQKDDLVDLNIQAEAEGAQIKRWPRELEHFPLGLGYISQEFDMNVEGMKLNEAKEFNVAFPANYNVAEIAGKEVSFKVKVNSIHRKELLDLNDEFAKTVSNYGSMSELKEEVKKNLEMEKKEEAEADLKNQLITLVSADAKLDLPEALVKIESDLMLDELKTSLSRSNLTLEDYLKSLKKTEEDIRTELRKPAESRAKGKVVLKKISEVENITVAPHDLDTEIALMAKGSDRSTDEYKKTLGHGGLAYVNDYLLRRKALDFLELNSQIEIQ